A stretch of Malus sylvestris chromosome 11, drMalSylv7.2, whole genome shotgun sequence DNA encodes these proteins:
- the LOC126591111 gene encoding protein GAMETE CELL DEFECTIVE 1, mitochondrial-like — protein sequence MQNLHRVISRLSSTSIGTSTTKFLREKSKPTLGSNGVLPLKNDIVSCQLITSRFLSFSSGGDGENDGKDEWDKPPSGTFSNNASDDLGWDKPSSGTFSNNVSDNLGWDTASAWSTGLTKEHFDGDVVGRRTSGLEPSQSSVVSGLQEIEDRIRELEEENKKSKVFVDGWGERLREISVLLKQVREPGARGSYLKDSEKAEMYKKHKENPEVYTVERLAKDYRIMRQRVHAILWLKELEEEEEKKLGRPLDDSVELLLDTCPEFFNSHDREFHVASLPYKPDFKVMPEGWDGTTRDLDEVHYEISKKEDEMLYQEFVQRMNFNKMKMKGEVFCHKHSRRRTSNGWNFTVEKLGPRGKRGGGGGWKFVSQPDGSSRPLNETEKMYVKRETPRRRRKILP from the exons ATGCAGAATCTGCACCGCGTTATATCCCGTCTTTCCTCAACTTCAATTGGCACAAGCACAACAAAGTTTCTGAGAGAGAAAAGCAAACCGACTTTGGGAAGCAATGGTGTGCTTCCGTTGAAGAATGATATCGTATCTTGTCAGTTGATCACTTCCCGATTCCTTTCTTTCAGCTCTGGAGGTGACGGTGAAAATGATGGTAAAGATGAGTGGGATAAACCCCCGTCTGGGACATTTAGCAATAATGCATCAGATGATTTGGGGTGGGATAAACCTTCATCTGGAACATTTAGCAATAATGTATCAGATAATTTGGGGTGGGATACTGCATCAGCATGGTCGACTGGACTGACTAAGGAGCATTTTGATGGGGACGTGGTAGGCCGACGGACAAGTGGGCTTGAGCCATCTCAATCTTCGGTGGTATCTGGTTTGCAAGAAATTGAGGATAGAATAAGGGAACTGGAAGAAGAgaacaagaaaagtaaagtGTTTGTGGATGGGTGGGGAGAGAGATTGCGGGAGATCAGTGTGCTTCTGAAGCAAGTGCGTGAGCCTGGTGCGAGAGGGTCTTATCTCAAGGACTCGGAGAAGGCTGAGATGTATAAGAAGCACAAGGAAAACCCTGAGGTTTATACTGTTGAGCGGCTGGCAAAGGATTATAGGATCATGAGGCAGAGAGTGCATGCTATTCTTTGGCTCAAAGAGcttgaggaggaagaggagaaaAAACTCGGTCGTCCTTTAGATGATTCTGTTGAGCTCCTTCTTGACACCTGCCCAGA ATTTTTTAATTCTCATGACCGCGAATTCCACGTGGCATCCCTTCCCTACAAACCTGATTTCAAGGTTATGCCAGAGGGTTGGGATGGGACCACCAGAGATTTGGATGAAGTTCATTATGAAATCTCgaagaaagaagatgaaatGCTCTATCAAGAGTTTGTCCAGAGAATGAACTTCAACAAAATGAAA ATGAAAGGAGAGGTTTTCTGCCACAAGCATAGTCGTCGCCGGACTTCAAACGGGTGGAACTTCACCGTGGAAAAACTAGGACCAAGGGGAAAGCGTGGAGGTGGCGGCGGCTGGAAGTTTGTCAGCCAGCCAGATGGTTCAAGCCGACCGCTGAATGAAACGGAGAAAATGTACGTGAAGCGAGAAACACCCCGCCGCCGGCGTAAGATCCTTCCGTGA
- the LOC126591049 gene encoding uncharacterized GPI-anchored protein At1g61900-like, translating to MDCLKAVIRHKGSLCCQLLLFFIWLSSFQDVMAVQTVFDQSHASSVAELGLANPPTTEFFDPIEISPAVIPNYPNPADEPSQPLYPNFPTRYEPVLTGKCPVNFSTISSLMDKTATDCFQPLAAIVGNVICCPQFSSLIRIFQGLYSFNSDKLVLQNSVANDCFKDIISILASRGANSSVPTLCSINSSNLTGGSCPVKDINTFEKTVNTSRLLEACTTVDPLKECCRPICQHAITDAALGISGKQLMMNENKNLAGGLNYTDTLSDCKDVVFSYLSRKLSSDAANTAFRILSACKVNKVCPLEFKQPSEVVKACRNVAAPSPSCCSSLNTYMLGIQKQMLITNRQAIICASVFGSMLRKGGVLENVYELCDIDLKDFSVQAEYMQQGCLLRNLPADGIFDNSTGFSFTCDLSDNIAAPWPSSSSVSSLSFCAPEMSLPALPTSETFKNPGSRGGELEFMVPVFSFLVLGTLLY from the exons ATGGATTGTTTAAAGGCTGTTATTCGCCATAAAG GTTCTTTGTGCTGCCAgttattattattctttatcTGGTTATCCAGTTTCCAAGATGTCATGGCAGTGCAGACAGTATTTGACCAAAGTCATGCTTCTTCCGTGGCAGAGCTAGGCCTAGCTAATCCACCTACTACTGAGTTCTTTGATCCCATTGAAATATCACCGGCTGTTATTcctaattacccaaatcctgcAGATGAACCTTCGCAACCATTGTACCCGAATTTTCCGACAAGATATGAGCCTGTTTTAACCGGGAAGTGTCCTGTGAATTTTTCTACTATATCAAGTTTAATGGATAAGACAGCTACTGATTGCTTTCAACCTTTGGCGGCAATAGTAGGAAATGTAATATGTTGCCCGCAGTTTAGTAGTTTGATCCGCATCTTCCAGGGTCTCTATAGCTTCAACTCTGATAAGTTGGTTTTGCAAAATTCAGTTGCGAATGATTGTTTTAAGGATATCATTAGTATCTTAGCCAGTAGAGGTGCAAACAGTTCAGTACCTACACTTTGCTCCATAAATTCGTCGAATCTTACGGGTGGGTCCTGTCCAGTGAAGGACATTAATACCTTTGAGAAAACAGTAAATACAAGTAGATTACTGGAGGCCTGCACAACTGTTGACCCTCTCAAAGAGTGCTGCAGACCAATTTGCCAGCATGCAATCACGGATGCTGCACTGGGGATCTCAGGAAAACAATTGATGATGAATGAGAACAAAAATTTAGCTGGTGGGCTTAATTATACTGATACTCTAAGTGATTGTAAAGACGTGGTTTTTtcatatctttcaaggaaactctcgTCAGATGCTGCCAATACTGCATTTCGGATATTATCTGCCTGCAAAGTTAACAAAG TCTGCCCTCTGGAATTTAAGCAGCCTTCAGAAGTAGTTAAAGCATGTCGCAATGTTGCTGCCCCAAGTCCTTCCTGTTGTAGCTCATTAAACACTTACATGTTGGGAATACAAAAGCAAATGTTAATTACAAATAGACAAGCCATAATCTGTGCTTCAGTGTTTGGGTCCATGTTGAGAAAAGGCGGGGTGTTGGAAAATGTTTATGAGCTTTGTGATATTGACTTGAAAGACTTTAGCGTTCAAG CTGAATACATGCAACAAG GTTGTTTACTTCGAAATTTGCCTGCAGATGGGATATTTGACAATTCAACAGGTTTCAGCTTTACATGTGATTTGAGTGACAACATTGCAGCACCATGGCCTTCATCTTCCTCAGTTTCATCGTTGTCCTTTTGTGCGCCTG AGATGTCATTGCCTGCACTACCAACATCGGAGACTTTTAAAAATCCTG GCAGTCGTGGTGGTGAGCTGGAATTTATGGTACCcgttttttcatttttggttttgggtaCTCTGTTGTACTGA
- the LOC126591503 gene encoding uncharacterized protein LOC126591503, translated as MAMEAEVPGIGDVGCYAERQCPRCCKRKRKPQPSLVTPGALQVLPQEEEKERAFTRRFITFCLSKVSKETAQYIDSVNRCDPSKVAAQLEAVLFENWGFNDQTLESTKKYSTLFSFLHTPAIKDFRRQVLLGQISPEQLVNMSTDELHRKYPLDDLCENCCKFTMKPLGTKLLMQKEHLPLGLEPCGTSVLEVLPREEEKERSFARRFITFCLSKVSKETDEKYMDSVNACDPSKVAAQLEAVLFENWGFNDQTLLSTRKYSAVFSCLHRSAIKDFRRQVLLGEISPKQLVSMSPDEVYEMCKPRSDDTQICITRFH; from the exons atggcCATGGAGGCTGAAGTACCCGGAATAGGCGACGTTGGGTGTTATGCGGAGAGGCAGtgcccgcgttgttgcaagaggaagaggaagccGCAACCTAGTTTAGTTACTCCGGGAGCGTTGCAAGTTTTACCTCAAG aagaagaaaaggaacgGGCTTTTACAAGGAGGTTCATTACGTTCTGTTTGTCCAAGGTATCTAAGGAAACTGCACAATATATAGATTCTGTCAACAGATGTGACCCTTCTAAAGTTGCTGCTCAACTGGAGGCCGTGCTGTTTGAAAACTGGGGTTTCAATGATCAAACGCTGGAATCGACTAAAAAGTATTCTACTCTATTTTCTTTCCTCCATACTCCTGCGATCAAAGATTTCCGCAGACAAGTTCTTCTCGGCCAGATCTCCCCAGAACAGTTGGTCAACATGTCTACAGATGAACTGCATCGGAAGTACCCGCTGGACGACCTTTGCGAGAATTGCTGCAAATTTACTATGAAGCCGCTGGGGACTAAGCTTCTCATGCAGAAGGAGCACCTTCCACTTGGGTTGGAACCTTGTGGTACTTCAGTATTGGAAGTTTTACCCCGag aagaagaaaaggaacgGTCTTTTGCAAGGAGGTTCATTACGTTCTGTTTGTCCAAGGTATCTAAGGAAACTGATGAAAAATATATGGATTCTGTCAATGCATGTGACCCTTCTAAAGTTGCTGCTCAACTGGAGGCCGTGCTGTTTGAAAACTGGGGTTTCAATGATCAGACGCTGCTATCGACCAGAAAGTATTCAGCTGTGTTTTCTTGCCTCCATCGTTCTGCGATCAAAGACTTCCGTAGGCAAGTTCTTCTGGGAGAGATCTCCCCAAAACAGTTGGTCAGCATGTCTCCAGATGAGGTTTATGAGATGTGCAAGCCGCGTAGTGATGATACTCAGATATGCATTACTCGTTTCCATTGA
- the LOC126588663 gene encoding protein DETOXIFICATION 19-like isoform X2 yields MFAGHLGELQLAGATLANSWANVTGFAFVVGLSGALETLCGQGFGAKLYRMLGIYLQASCIISTLFCFLISIIWLYTESILILLHQDPQISKSAALFLKFLIPGLFAYAFLQNMLRFLQTQSIYVMPMVFSVIVIVIHIGITYGFVHWTTLGFKGAPLAASVSLWISVLMLAFTVNCTKSFESTWEGFSFESFDYVLTGLKLALPSATMECLEEWAFEILVFMGGLMPNPAKNTSLLAMCVNTQEIGYMVTYGLSAAASTRVSNELGAANPDRAKNAMVVNLKLSVLLSFAIILALVCGHNIWAGFFIDSNANYAVLKEDFASMTPLLAISIIVDSVQGVFSGVARGCGWQHLVVYVNLATFYFVGMTIAVLLGFKFKLYAKGLWIGIICGLSCQASTLLLITLLKKWTQSDLLKNPEQEAPVLVSIDVSERNTNIDHLGKSS; encoded by the exons ATGTTTGCTGGCCACCTTGGTGAGCTTCAGTTAGCTGGCGCAACCCTAGCCAATTCATGGGCCAATGTTACTGGTTTTGCTTTCGTG GTTGGGCTGAGTGGAGCTCTTGAAACACTTTGCGGGCAAGGCTTTGGTGCAAAATTGTATAGAATGTTGGGAATTTATCTACAAGCTTCTTGCATCATATCGACCCTCTTCTGTTTCTTGATATCTATAATCTGGCTCTATACAGAGTCTATACTAATTTTACTTCACCAAGATCCTCAAATTTCAAAATCTGCAGCactttttttgaaatttttgatcCCCGGATTATTCGCTTATGCTTTCCTGCAAAACATGTTGAGATTTCTTCAGACACAATCTATATATGTAATGCCAATGGTCTTCTCAGTGATTGTCATTGTTATTCATATTGGCATCACATATGGTTTTGTGCATTGGACAACTCTTGGTTTTAAGGGAGCTCCACTAGCAGCTTCAGTTTCACTATGGATATCTGTTCTCATGCTGGCTTTCACTGTTAATTGTACAAAGAGCTTTGAGAGCACATGGGAAGGATTTTCATTCGAATCTTTCGATTATGTCCTCACGGGCTTGAAACTGGCCCTTCCCTCTGCAACAATGGAATG TTTGGAGGAATGGGCTTTTGAGATTCTGGTGTTCATGGGAGGATTGATGCCAAACCCAGCAAAAAACACTTCACTGCTTGCCATGTG TGTGAATACGCAAGAAATTGGTTACATGGTTACATATGGCCTCAGTGCCGCTGCCAG CACAAGAGTGTCAAATGAATTAGGAGCAGCCAATCCGGACAGAGCTAAGAATGCAATGGTTGTCAATCTTAAGCTCTCTGTGCTTCTTTCTTTTGCAATTATTCTGGCTCTTGTGTGTGGTCACAACATTTGGGCTGGCTTCTTCATTGACAGCAACGCGAATTACGCAGTACTGAAAGAGGACTTTGCATCAATGACACCATTGCTTGCAATTTCAATAATAGTTGATTCTGTTCAAGGTGTCTTTTCAG GTGTGGCTAGAGGATGTGGGTGGCAACACTTAGTTGTGTACGTAAACTTGGCAACATTTTACTTCGTTGGTATGACAATTGCTGTTTTGCTTGGATTTAAGTTCAAACTTTATGCCAAG GGCTTGTGGATTGGTATAATCTGTGGTCTCTCCTGCCAAGCAAGCACGCTTTTGTTGATTACATTGCTCAAGAAATGGACTCAATCAGATTTACTTAAAAATCCAGAGCAGGAAGCACCAGTTTTGGTCTCAATTGATGTTAGCGAAAGAAATACAAACATAGACCACTTGGGAAAATCCAGTTGA
- the LOC126588663 gene encoding protein DETOXIFICATION 19-like isoform X1 has product MIVEGGNGEEGSKGRWWNKLVDVEEAKKQIFFSLPTILTNVFFSLIPLVSVMFAGHLGELQLAGATLANSWANVTGFAFVVGLSGALETLCGQGFGAKLYRMLGIYLQASCIISTLFCFLISIIWLYTESILILLHQDPQISKSAALFLKFLIPGLFAYAFLQNMLRFLQTQSIYVMPMVFSVIVIVIHIGITYGFVHWTTLGFKGAPLAASVSLWISVLMLAFTVNCTKSFESTWEGFSFESFDYVLTGLKLALPSATMECLEEWAFEILVFMGGLMPNPAKNTSLLAMCVNTQEIGYMVTYGLSAAASTRVSNELGAANPDRAKNAMVVNLKLSVLLSFAIILALVCGHNIWAGFFIDSNANYAVLKEDFASMTPLLAISIIVDSVQGVFSGVARGCGWQHLVVYVNLATFYFVGMTIAVLLGFKFKLYAKGLWIGIICGLSCQASTLLLITLLKKWTQSDLLKNPEQEAPVLVSIDVSERNTNIDHLGKSS; this is encoded by the exons ATGATTGTTGAAG GTGGGAATGGAGAAGAAGGATCAAAAGGAAGGTGGTGGAACAAACTGGTAGATGTTGAGGAGGCCAAAAAACAGATTTTCTTTTCATTGCCAACAATCCTCACCAATGTGTTCTTTTCCTTGATCCCATTGGTCTCGGTCATGTTTGCTGGCCACCTTGGTGAGCTTCAGTTAGCTGGCGCAACCCTAGCCAATTCATGGGCCAATGTTACTGGTTTTGCTTTCGTG GTTGGGCTGAGTGGAGCTCTTGAAACACTTTGCGGGCAAGGCTTTGGTGCAAAATTGTATAGAATGTTGGGAATTTATCTACAAGCTTCTTGCATCATATCGACCCTCTTCTGTTTCTTGATATCTATAATCTGGCTCTATACAGAGTCTATACTAATTTTACTTCACCAAGATCCTCAAATTTCAAAATCTGCAGCactttttttgaaatttttgatcCCCGGATTATTCGCTTATGCTTTCCTGCAAAACATGTTGAGATTTCTTCAGACACAATCTATATATGTAATGCCAATGGTCTTCTCAGTGATTGTCATTGTTATTCATATTGGCATCACATATGGTTTTGTGCATTGGACAACTCTTGGTTTTAAGGGAGCTCCACTAGCAGCTTCAGTTTCACTATGGATATCTGTTCTCATGCTGGCTTTCACTGTTAATTGTACAAAGAGCTTTGAGAGCACATGGGAAGGATTTTCATTCGAATCTTTCGATTATGTCCTCACGGGCTTGAAACTGGCCCTTCCCTCTGCAACAATGGAATG TTTGGAGGAATGGGCTTTTGAGATTCTGGTGTTCATGGGAGGATTGATGCCAAACCCAGCAAAAAACACTTCACTGCTTGCCATGTG TGTGAATACGCAAGAAATTGGTTACATGGTTACATATGGCCTCAGTGCCGCTGCCAG CACAAGAGTGTCAAATGAATTAGGAGCAGCCAATCCGGACAGAGCTAAGAATGCAATGGTTGTCAATCTTAAGCTCTCTGTGCTTCTTTCTTTTGCAATTATTCTGGCTCTTGTGTGTGGTCACAACATTTGGGCTGGCTTCTTCATTGACAGCAACGCGAATTACGCAGTACTGAAAGAGGACTTTGCATCAATGACACCATTGCTTGCAATTTCAATAATAGTTGATTCTGTTCAAGGTGTCTTTTCAG GTGTGGCTAGAGGATGTGGGTGGCAACACTTAGTTGTGTACGTAAACTTGGCAACATTTTACTTCGTTGGTATGACAATTGCTGTTTTGCTTGGATTTAAGTTCAAACTTTATGCCAAG GGCTTGTGGATTGGTATAATCTGTGGTCTCTCCTGCCAAGCAAGCACGCTTTTGTTGATTACATTGCTCAAGAAATGGACTCAATCAGATTTACTTAAAAATCCAGAGCAGGAAGCACCAGTTTTGGTCTCAATTGATGTTAGCGAAAGAAATACAAACATAGACCACTTGGGAAAATCCAGTTGA